GCATATTATCATAAGACGTACAAACCAATGAAatgaacatataaaataataaataatattataataaaaaaatcgcATCATTGTAAAAATGGTAGAAATAAAGCATGAGATGAATGGAGTTACTTATGCTTTCATGGTAGAATCAATGTATAAGACTATTAGTGGTTTAGCgtgtaaattatatatatatatgtgtgttttTCCGTTGGGATGAGGTCGGTTGGAGTTCGGGTGGGTTTTGAGTTATCTCCCTTCAAGCTCTAGTGATTTAGTTTCCAAGGAATGAGGGAGGTTCcaccaataaaaaatatttcgaTGTTCAAGTTAGTAAGAATATAAAATTCTGTTATATAGTAAATATAGTGCTACAATTCGAGTTGAGATACTCCCTATGAGTAGTCATCTATTTATAAGCCTTCATGACTTTGGATCTTTGACACTGGTTTTTCCAGGTTATAATGTGTCATATAATAGTATCTTTTCATAAAATATGAATATCATATATATCATATCATGTATATAAATCGGAGTATTCTGTAATATATAATTGGAACACTTATGCAATATAATCAAGGACATTGGGTAGGTAAATCAAAGCATTCAAAGAAGTCGGGATATTGTGCGTTAAAATCACGTTAATAGTGCATTCATAAGATTGATTCCcataatatatttatctaaattaatattatttcgCTAACATAATTATGGGGGGTTTATAATAATAGTCCCAGAAATCATGGTGATTATGAGAGACAAAATTTTCTCTTGTATAATGGCTATGAGAGACAAAATTAATAAGACTCTTTTTATTAAAAGGTCAAAATCTCCCATCATTTTGGTTcaaatttatgttgatgatatcatatTTGGTACTACTAATGATTGCCTGTGTGAGAAATTTGTGACAGTTATGCAGGGGgtgtttgaaatgtctatgatgggagagtTATCCTTCTTTTTAGGGTTACAAGTCAAGCGATTAAAGGATGACATCTTCCTAAGCCAAACTAAGTactgcaaggagattctcaagaagtttgagatggaaaaCTGCAAAGAGGCATCCACACCAATGTCAACAAGATGCTATATGGATGTTGATTTGGCTAGAACAGTAGTGGATCAAACCAAATTTAGAGGATTAATTGGTTCTTTATTTTATCTCACTACTAGCAGGCCCGACATCATGTTTGCAGTTTTCCTATGTGCTAgatttcaatcaaatccaaaagAATCTCACTTCA
The sequence above is a segment of the Phaseolus vulgaris cultivar G19833 chromosome 2, P. vulgaris v2.0, whole genome shotgun sequence genome. Coding sequences within it:
- the LOC137809184 gene encoding uncharacterized mitochondrial protein AtMg00810-like — its product is MAMRDKINKTLFIKRSKSPIILVQIYVDDIIFGTTNDCLCEKFVTVMQGVFEMSMMGELSFFLGLQVKRLKDDIFLSQTKYCKEILKKFEMENCKEASTPMSTRCYMDVDLARTVVDQTKFRGLIGSLFYLTTSRPDIMFAVFLCARFQSNPKESHFKVGKRILKYLKGITSVGLWYPSHSPIHLVG